A genome region from Vibrio tapetis subsp. tapetis includes the following:
- a CDS encoding type I restriction endonuclease subunit R produces the protein MKNNEFDKVEAPAIAQLVQLGWTYVQGKALAPNPSNPAIQERSSLREVVLIKRLEKSLKKLNPWISDENLRGVCRTITHQSCTGLMEYNKYFWRLLFGDGISVEQDFGSGRKGQTVTLIDVEQLENNEFVCTNQFKIEGAQNIIPDIVCFVNGIPLAVIECKSPYISSPMENGIDQLRRYANLRNQDEDEGAEKLFWYNQLMVSTCRDQAKVGTISSTSQYYGEWKDAYPFTDAQLAVQSLHNNVVAFRTKVDIEQPEDALEEQLDKVAEQAPSYESLAEVTAQQRLLQGMFNKQSFLDILQNFTLFELDDGRTIKKVARYQQFRAVNKVIERLKTGKDRKDKSGVVWHTQGSGKTLTMVMLAVKMRRDPELMQYKLVFITDRTQLDKQLTDTFNAAQSETIYNAGSVAKLKELLKKDSSDIVTAMVQKFADLEKEQIKQETLSTRHSTQHLAEKSDGTTVVDSNSAGFANLNPSEKIIVLADEAHRTQFGGLAMTIEAALPNAPKVGFTGTPLLKTQKMGQAFGGYIDQYKINEAVDDNATVKLLYQGREVKSEVAGESLDKLFEEYFGDYSEEEQREIKKKYGVERAVREAPARIRWVCIDLLKHYRETVQPDGFKAMIVVGSRHAATIFKQTLDELGAPPSEVIISGDHNDKPYIAKYTDAKHQKTVIEQFKKPFGQDKAGTSPKDAKFNNTAFLIVKDMLLTGFDAPIAQVMYIDRKLQDHTLMQAIARVNRNYKNKSCGYIVDYHGLATHLTDALDMFSSDDVDGTYQNLKDEIPKLKAMHTRAMSFFKGINSDDVDDYVLALKDETVRAQFNMAFKVFGKQLNVILPDKSAAPFTADMRKLGKIHNAAKTKFRDEGLDMSEIGEKVRQLVDDHILSTGVDPKNKPVNLLAANFKESLQANKSDESKASEIESAIKHHININLDEDPEYYRSLSLRDIIEKTAGQWALQLELLLEMTGDVGDAHQQAAQDVGLTETEFAFYNILIAEVTNVTDGDVIEEAVHEAIKTTTQALVAMLNEATQIIDFFNKTDEVKRMKKEIKRAVLDQPFGDKALVSILQERFMDLAKTKFSNK, from the coding sequence GTGAAAAACAACGAATTCGATAAAGTAGAAGCGCCAGCGATTGCCCAATTGGTACAACTAGGGTGGACATATGTGCAAGGTAAAGCTTTAGCTCCCAACCCTAGCAATCCTGCTATACAAGAACGTTCCTCTTTGCGAGAAGTGGTACTGATTAAACGGCTAGAGAAGTCGCTGAAAAAACTCAACCCTTGGATCAGTGACGAGAACTTGCGCGGTGTTTGCCGTACGATCACGCATCAAAGTTGCACGGGCTTAATGGAATATAATAAGTATTTCTGGCGGTTACTGTTTGGTGATGGTATTTCCGTAGAGCAAGACTTTGGCTCTGGCCGTAAAGGCCAAACCGTTACCCTTATTGACGTTGAACAGCTCGAAAACAACGAATTCGTGTGTACCAACCAGTTCAAAATTGAGGGTGCGCAAAATATCATCCCTGATATTGTCTGCTTTGTTAATGGCATCCCATTGGCTGTGATTGAGTGTAAGTCCCCTTATATCTCTAGCCCAATGGAGAACGGCATTGATCAACTTCGCCGCTACGCGAACTTGCGTAATCAAGATGAAGATGAAGGGGCAGAGAAGCTGTTTTGGTATAACCAACTCATGGTATCGACTTGTCGCGATCAGGCCAAAGTCGGCACCATTAGCTCCACTAGCCAATACTATGGCGAATGGAAAGATGCATACCCGTTTACCGATGCGCAGTTAGCGGTGCAATCACTGCACAATAACGTGGTGGCATTTCGCACTAAAGTGGATATTGAACAACCAGAAGACGCACTAGAAGAACAGTTAGACAAAGTTGCAGAACAAGCACCGAGTTACGAAAGCTTGGCAGAAGTGACAGCGCAGCAGCGTTTACTGCAAGGCATGTTCAATAAACAAAGTTTCTTAGACATTCTGCAGAACTTCACCTTATTTGAGCTTGATGATGGCCGCACCATTAAAAAGGTCGCCCGTTACCAGCAGTTTCGAGCGGTTAATAAGGTTATTGAGCGCTTAAAGACAGGTAAAGACAGGAAAGATAAGTCAGGTGTCGTGTGGCATACCCAAGGAAGCGGTAAAACCTTAACCATGGTGATGCTGGCGGTGAAGATGCGCCGTGATCCTGAGCTAATGCAATACAAGTTAGTATTCATTACCGACCGAACTCAGCTAGATAAACAGTTAACCGATACCTTCAATGCCGCGCAAAGTGAAACCATTTATAACGCAGGTTCGGTCGCCAAATTAAAAGAGTTACTCAAAAAAGACAGCTCCGATATTGTTACAGCTATGGTGCAAAAGTTTGCTGACTTAGAAAAAGAGCAAATCAAACAAGAAACGTTATCTACTCGTCACTCAACTCAACATCTAGCTGAAAAAAGTGATGGAACGACTGTCGTTGATTCCAACAGTGCCGGTTTTGCCAACTTAAACCCAAGTGAAAAAATCATAGTATTAGCGGATGAAGCGCACCGAACACAGTTTGGTGGCCTTGCTATGACCATTGAAGCTGCACTACCGAATGCGCCCAAAGTAGGCTTTACAGGTACGCCTTTATTGAAGACGCAGAAGATGGGGCAGGCGTTTGGTGGCTATATCGACCAATACAAAATCAATGAAGCGGTTGATGATAACGCAACGGTGAAGTTGCTGTATCAAGGCCGAGAGGTAAAGTCGGAAGTGGCGGGTGAATCTCTCGACAAGTTGTTTGAAGAGTACTTCGGTGACTATAGCGAAGAAGAGCAGCGAGAAATCAAAAAGAAATACGGCGTAGAGCGAGCAGTACGTGAAGCACCTGCCCGTATTCGTTGGGTATGTATCGATTTACTCAAGCACTACCGAGAAACGGTTCAGCCAGACGGTTTTAAAGCCATGATTGTTGTGGGTAGCCGACACGCCGCGACTATTTTCAAACAAACATTGGATGAGCTTGGCGCACCGCCGTCCGAGGTGATTATTTCAGGTGATCACAATGACAAACCTTACATTGCTAAATACACCGATGCTAAACACCAAAAAACAGTCATAGAGCAATTCAAGAAGCCGTTTGGTCAGGATAAAGCGGGTACTAGCCCTAAAGATGCCAAGTTTAATAATACGGCCTTCTTAATCGTCAAAGACATGCTGTTAACTGGTTTCGATGCGCCAATTGCACAGGTGATGTATATCGACCGTAAGCTGCAAGACCATACATTGATGCAGGCGATTGCACGTGTGAACCGTAATTACAAAAATAAGTCGTGTGGTTACATTGTCGATTATCACGGGTTAGCAACGCACCTTACGGACGCATTAGATATGTTCAGTAGTGACGATGTGGATGGTACATATCAAAACCTCAAAGATGAAATTCCGAAGCTAAAAGCGATGCACACCCGTGCGATGTCTTTCTTCAAAGGCATTAATAGCGATGATGTGGATGATTATGTGCTGGCACTCAAAGATGAAACCGTGCGTGCGCAGTTCAACATGGCGTTTAAAGTGTTCGGCAAACAGCTTAATGTCATCTTGCCTGATAAATCGGCTGCACCTTTTACTGCTGATATGAGAAAGCTTGGCAAAATTCACAATGCGGCGAAAACCAAGTTTCGTGATGAAGGCTTAGATATGTCTGAAATTGGTGAAAAGGTGCGTCAGTTGGTGGATGACCACATATTGAGTACAGGTGTTGACCCTAAAAATAAACCCGTAAATTTATTAGCGGCAAACTTTAAAGAGAGCCTTCAAGCCAATAAAAGCGACGAGTCTAAAGCGTCTGAAATTGAAAGCGCCATTAAGCACCACATCAACATCAACCTAGATGAAGACCCTGAATACTACCGTTCACTGAGCTTACGCGATATTATCGAGAAAACAGCAGGCCAATGGGCGCTACAGTTAGAGCTGCTATTGGAGATGACTGGTGATGTGGGTGATGCCCATCAGCAAGCCGCACAAGATGTCGGCTTAACGGAAACCGAGTTTGCTTTCTACAATATCCTGATTGCAGAAGTCACCAATGTGACTGATGGTGATGTGATAGAGGAAGCGGTTCATGAGGCAATCAAAACCACTACTCAAGCCTTGGTGGCTATGCTGAATGAAGCAACCCAAATCATCGACTTTTTTAACAAAACCGATGAAGTGAAACGAATGAAAAAGGAAATTAAGCGAGCGGTGCTTGATCAACCTTTTGGTGATAAAGCTTTAGTTTCGATTCTCCAAGAACGCTTTATGGACTTGGCGAAAACCAAGTTCAGCAATAAGTAA
- a CDS encoding restriction endonuclease subunit S, whose amino-acid sequence MSNLVPEGWCIKLVSEAANNLDGKRIPLKSTDRANRQGAYRYYGASSVIDYVDDYIFDGEYILLGEDGENVLSRNLPLAFRVNGKFWVNNHAHVLQPKEGVDIGYLCEALESIDYSIIASGSAQPKITQGALNQIRLLLPPLPEQKKIAKILTSVDEVLEKTQAQIDKLKDLKTGMMQELLTRGVGVDGKPHAEFKDSPVGRIPKEWEVVKFKDIFHTYKYGPRFSSKDYDELGNVKTIRGTDLSSNGVIKYSQVPVAKLDSKLVTQNALNHGDLVMITTADCGATAVFESQSIPYIASAYAIKLTPKKGLNSKYINYFMQTDEALSQVDSFVRKGTVANLPGSDVMSIILALPPFDEQNQVVRILEMLDENITLKLKVLDSKKSLKKALMQDLLTGKKRVKVDS is encoded by the coding sequence ATGAGTAACTTGGTTCCTGAAGGATGGTGTATAAAATTAGTATCTGAGGCCGCAAATAACTTAGATGGAAAACGTATACCTTTGAAATCTACAGATAGAGCGAATCGACAGGGTGCCTATCGTTATTACGGTGCATCTAGCGTTATTGATTATGTAGATGATTATATTTTTGATGGTGAATATATTCTACTTGGAGAAGATGGTGAAAATGTACTGTCACGTAATCTCCCTCTTGCATTCAGAGTTAATGGGAAGTTTTGGGTTAATAATCACGCACATGTATTACAGCCAAAAGAGGGTGTTGATATTGGGTATTTGTGTGAAGCATTAGAGTCAATTGACTATAGCATTATTGCTAGTGGTTCAGCTCAACCTAAGATAACGCAAGGGGCGTTAAACCAAATTCGACTGTTACTCCCACCACTCCCAGAACAAAAGAAAATCGCCAAAATTCTCACCTCAGTCGATGAGGTGCTTGAAAAAACACAGGCGCAAATCGACAAGCTCAAAGACCTGAAAACAGGCATGATGCAAGAGTTACTTACTCGTGGTGTCGGTGTGGATGGTAAGCCGCATGCCGAGTTTAAAGACTCGCCAGTGGGTAGGATTCCGAAGGAGTGGGAGGTTGTGAAATTTAAAGATATTTTTCATACCTATAAGTATGGTCCTCGCTTTAGTTCCAAAGACTACGATGAACTTGGGAATGTAAAAACTATTAGGGGAACAGACCTATCTAGTAATGGGGTTATTAAATATTCGCAGGTTCCTGTTGCAAAGCTAGATAGTAAGCTTGTTACTCAAAACGCTTTAAATCATGGTGACTTGGTAATGATCACAACAGCTGATTGTGGAGCCACTGCTGTTTTTGAGTCTCAGTCTATTCCTTATATAGCCAGTGCATATGCGATTAAATTGACCCCAAAGAAAGGACTGAACTCCAAGTACATCAACTATTTTATGCAAACAGATGAAGCGCTATCACAAGTCGATTCTTTTGTTCGAAAAGGAACGGTGGCAAACCTTCCTGGTTCAGATGTAATGTCGATAATTTTAGCTTTACCGCCTTTCGATGAGCAAAATCAAGTAGTAAGAATACTAGAGATGCTAGATGAGAACATTACGTTGAAGTTAAAAGTATTAGACAGTAAGAAGTCTTTGAAGAAAGCCCTTATGCAAGATCTCCTTACAGGCAAAAAACGAGTCAAGGTAGACAGCTAA
- a CDS encoding DUF4433 domain-containing protein, with amino-acid sequence MTVKVSHITHINNLNGILAADCLWSDSKRIELNLTNKNIGYNHIKQRRLQHRVDAAAGGMIGEYVPFNFCPRSVMLYVIHQGHDDFHDGQEQIVHLISDTQTIMVANPNCFFTDIHADLAFAEQIDDFSRLNELDFKKIHAKYWQQFKEEKQAEFLAYNSVPWNCIRQVGVKTPELAEKVKLIIANSKHQPEILVKPEWYY; translated from the coding sequence ATGACTGTGAAAGTCTCCCATATCACTCACATCAACAACCTAAACGGGATACTAGCCGCAGATTGTTTATGGTCGGACTCCAAACGTATTGAACTTAACTTAACAAATAAGAATATTGGTTATAACCACATTAAACAGCGACGATTACAGCACCGTGTTGATGCTGCCGCTGGTGGTATGATTGGTGAGTATGTTCCATTTAACTTCTGCCCCCGATCTGTGATGCTTTATGTCATTCATCAAGGTCATGATGATTTCCACGATGGGCAAGAACAGATTGTGCATTTAATCAGTGATACACAAACAATAATGGTCGCTAACCCAAACTGCTTTTTTACTGACATACATGCCGACTTGGCGTTTGCTGAGCAAATCGATGATTTTTCACGATTAAATGAACTCGATTTCAAGAAAATCCATGCTAAATACTGGCAGCAATTTAAAGAAGAAAAGCAAGCTGAATTTCTAGCATACAACTCAGTACCTTGGAATTGTATTCGACAAGTCGGAGTAAAAACGCCAGAATTAGCAGAGAAGGTAAAACTGATTATCGCCAATTCAAAACATCAACCTGAAATTCTGGTTAAGCCAGAATGGTATTATTAG
- a CDS encoding macro domain-containing protein, translating into MISYVEGNILHDQADAIINTVNTVGVMGKGLALQFKKAFPDNFKAYKSACDSKKLTTGKMLSVATQSINAPFYIINFPTKAHWKGKSKIEYIQDGLGALKKEVRRLELTSVAIPALGSGLGGLPWSEVEREIQAALSDMPDVEWRIYPPQNAPKAEQMINRTPKPRMTIGRAAVIGLINEYLTTGLHYKLSLLEVQKLVYFLTAAGEKLNKVHFQKHHYGPYADVLRHVLEKMEGHFISGYADGINKPDTSIQLKGGAINDAQSFLASHPDTKENFDQVTKLVDGFESPYGMELLSTVHWVVTQECPHKEVELEDVIKKVHGWSERKAQMKPAHIKAALARLQEQQWLDRTPTTY; encoded by the coding sequence ATGATTTCATACGTTGAAGGAAACATCCTGCACGATCAAGCCGATGCCATTATTAACACCGTTAATACGGTTGGAGTTATGGGAAAAGGCCTTGCTTTGCAGTTTAAAAAAGCCTTTCCTGATAATTTCAAAGCGTACAAATCAGCTTGTGATAGTAAAAAACTCACAACCGGAAAAATGCTGTCTGTTGCTACTCAATCAATCAATGCACCTTTCTACATCATCAACTTTCCAACTAAAGCTCATTGGAAAGGAAAATCTAAAATTGAATACATCCAAGATGGTTTAGGTGCTCTCAAAAAAGAAGTTCGAAGATTAGAGCTAACCTCTGTAGCGATACCAGCTCTAGGTAGTGGGCTCGGTGGTTTGCCTTGGTCTGAAGTAGAGCGTGAAATTCAGGCGGCATTATCCGATATGCCAGATGTTGAGTGGCGTATTTATCCGCCTCAAAATGCACCTAAAGCCGAACAAATGATTAACCGAACACCTAAACCTAGGATGACAATTGGTCGAGCTGCGGTTATCGGGTTAATTAATGAATACCTCACAACTGGATTACACTACAAACTGTCTTTGCTTGAAGTCCAAAAGCTCGTCTATTTCTTGACGGCGGCAGGAGAAAAATTAAATAAAGTCCACTTCCAAAAACATCACTATGGCCCTTATGCTGATGTGCTACGCCATGTATTAGAAAAAATGGAAGGGCATTTTATTTCAGGCTACGCTGATGGTATAAACAAGCCTGACACGTCTATTCAACTAAAAGGTGGCGCAATCAATGATGCTCAATCATTCTTAGCCTCTCACCCTGACACTAAGGAAAACTTTGACCAAGTGACCAAGCTGGTCGATGGTTTTGAGTCACCTTACGGTATGGAGTTACTCTCTACAGTTCATTGGGTTGTGACACAAGAATGCCCTCACAAGGAAGTGGAACTAGAAGATGTAATCAAAAAAGTTCATGGGTGGAGTGAACGTAAAGCGCAAATGAAGCCAGCCCATATCAAAGCTGCTCTAGCACGGTTACAAGAACAGCAATGGTTGGATAGAACGCCTACGACTTACTAA
- a CDS encoding DarT ssDNA thymidine ADP-ribosyltransferase family protein, whose protein sequence is MADIRDQKLLYHITSLENVASILDNGLLPRVELEDFDDVADHEILDGRQAYNLERYVPFHFFARNPFDGAVQTDNPDTDFVLVAVRRTLAQARNWSIIPRHPLANQGVEVLDYEEGFNRINWQAMNRRDYNDDESKSVCMAECLSPNVVAVNDFFKIFVPNEQVKKNVEMLLRDKRIALDVKVNQGMFLNR, encoded by the coding sequence ATGGCTGATATTAGAGACCAAAAACTGCTTTATCATATTACTAGTTTAGAAAATGTAGCATCCATTCTAGATAATGGATTATTACCAAGAGTTGAGTTAGAAGATTTTGATGATGTTGCAGATCATGAAATTCTGGATGGGCGTCAAGCATATAATTTGGAGCGATATGTTCCCTTCCACTTTTTTGCTCGAAACCCATTTGATGGGGCAGTTCAAACTGATAATCCTGATACTGATTTTGTATTGGTTGCAGTTAGAAGAACGCTAGCTCAGGCTAGAAATTGGAGTATTATTCCACGGCATCCTCTAGCAAACCAAGGGGTTGAAGTTCTGGATTATGAGGAAGGTTTTAATCGTATCAATTGGCAAGCAATGAATCGTAGAGATTATAACGATGATGAGTCAAAAAGTGTGTGCATGGCCGAATGTTTATCGCCAAACGTGGTAGCTGTTAATGATTTTTTTAAGATTTTTGTTCCAAATGAACAGGTTAAGAAAAACGTCGAGATGCTGTTGAGGGATAAAAGAATTGCTCTGGATGTAAAGGTCAATCAAGGGATGTTTTTAAATCGATAG
- the hipB gene encoding type II toxin-antitoxin system antitoxin HipB, producing MIYSPKQLADMMLLIRQKNGWTQSELAKRVGIKQATISNFENSPDKTTLSTFFKLIQAMELTLSIQEKAQVSSQDSQDDENW from the coding sequence ATGATATATAGTCCAAAGCAACTCGCTGACATGATGCTCCTAATAAGGCAAAAGAACGGCTGGACTCAATCAGAGTTGGCCAAAAGGGTAGGCATAAAGCAAGCAACTATCTCAAACTTCGAAAATAGTCCTGATAAGACAACACTTTCGACTTTCTTTAAACTTATTCAGGCAATGGAGCTGACACTGAGCATCCAGGAAAAAGCACAAGTAAGTTCACAAGATAGCCAAGATGATGAGAACTGGTAA